A single Pseudomonas sp. DC1.2 DNA region contains:
- a CDS encoding CinA family protein, which yields MKEITQLAAELGRRLQVLNAHVTTAESCTGGGIAEAITRIPGSSAWFEAGYVTYSNRQKTQQLNVTPELFSTVGAVSREVVEAMVRGAQDKSLARFAVAVSGVAGPDGGSPNKPVGTVWLAWGVGEQVFSEVQHFPGNRDEVRRQTVKAALEGLLRHAAGEISNQG from the coding sequence GTGAAAGAAATCACTCAGCTAGCCGCTGAACTTGGCAGGCGCTTGCAGGTTCTCAATGCTCACGTCACCACTGCCGAATCCTGCACCGGCGGCGGTATCGCCGAGGCCATCACCAGGATTCCGGGAAGCTCGGCATGGTTCGAGGCCGGTTACGTGACGTACTCCAATCGCCAGAAAACCCAGCAACTGAATGTAACGCCCGAGTTGTTCTCGACGGTGGGGGCGGTCAGTCGCGAGGTGGTCGAAGCCATGGTCCGTGGCGCGCAGGACAAAAGCCTGGCGCGGTTTGCGGTTGCAGTCAGCGGCGTAGCCGGGCCTGATGGCGGCTCGCCAAACAAACCCGTAGGCACCGTTTGGCTGGCCTGGGGGGTCGGCGAGCAGGTGTTCAGTGAGGTCCAGCACTTCCCCGGTAACCGCGATGAGGTCCGCCGACAAACGGTGAAGGCCGCGCTAGAGGGGCTGCTGCGCCATGCTGCTGGAGAAATCTCAAATCAGGGGTAG
- a CDS encoding phage tail assembly chaperone, with product MYYFSPGTLGFYHSDLHGANRPLDAVVISDDEYFGWVTNAPKGTVLSVGSDRLPERTLLVAQTDEDIARAWRDKALEMSQWLVNRDNEEMEMGEGTTLSAIEFKELLAYRRLLRDWPSMARFPDVESLPAEPEWLVDALRKDS from the coding sequence ATGTATTATTTTTCTCCTGGTACTTTAGGCTTTTATCATTCGGACTTGCATGGGGCCAATCGGCCTTTGGATGCTGTTGTAATTAGCGATGATGAATACTTCGGATGGGTGACAAACGCGCCAAAAGGTACAGTCTTGTCCGTGGGCAGTGATCGACTTCCTGAGCGGACTTTACTGGTCGCGCAAACCGATGAAGATATTGCGCGCGCCTGGCGAGACAAGGCGCTGGAAATGAGTCAATGGCTGGTCAATCGTGATAACGAAGAAATGGAAATGGGTGAAGGCACGACGCTGAGCGCTATAGAGTTCAAAGAGTTGCTTGCTTACAGGCGATTACTGCGTGATTGGCCTTCAATGGCGAGGTTTCCTGATGTTGAATCTCTTCCAGCAGAGCCAGAGTGGCTCGTAGATGCTCTTCGAAAAGATAGTTAG
- a CDS encoding glycoside hydrolase family 19 protein — protein sequence MSVTLTQLLSIMPNARSQAGVFISVLNTAMTHRDINTSKRIAAFLAQVGHESGQLHYARELGSDQYLSKYDTGVLAARLGNTAQADGDGQKYRGRGLIQITGLNNYRQCSLGLFGDERLLSLPELLEQPQWAAESAAWFWEQNGLNELADRDQFNSITRRINGGLNGLEDRLQLWARARAVLCQPSA from the coding sequence ATGTCCGTCACGCTCACACAACTACTCAGCATCATGCCCAACGCCCGCTCCCAAGCGGGCGTTTTCATTTCCGTCCTCAACACCGCCATGACTCACCGCGACATCAATACCTCCAAACGCATCGCCGCTTTTCTTGCACAAGTCGGGCATGAGTCCGGGCAGTTGCACTACGCACGTGAGTTGGGCAGCGATCAATACTTGAGCAAGTACGACACCGGCGTCCTGGCTGCCCGGCTGGGCAATACTGCGCAAGCTGATGGTGACGGCCAGAAGTACCGTGGCCGGGGCCTGATTCAGATCACCGGTCTTAACAACTATCGCCAGTGCAGCCTTGGGTTGTTCGGCGATGAGCGTTTGCTGTCTTTACCTGAACTGCTGGAGCAACCGCAATGGGCCGCCGAGTCTGCCGCTTGGTTTTGGGAACAGAACGGTCTGAACGAGTTGGCTGATCGTGACCAATTCAACAGCATCACCCGCCGAATCAATGGTGGGCTGAATGGATTGGAGGATCGGCTACAACTTTGGGCGCGGGCGAGGGCTGTGCTATGTCAGCCTTCAGCCTGA
- the recA gene encoding recombinase RecA, which translates to MDDNKKKALAAALGQIERQFGKGAVMRMGDQDRQAIPAISTGSLGLDIALGIGGLPRGRIVEIYGPESSGKTTLTLSVIAQAQKAGATCAFVDAEHALDPEYAGKLGVNVDDLLVSQPDTGEQALEITDMLVRSNAVDVIIVDSVAALVPKAEIEGEMGDMHVGLQARLMSQALRKITGNIKNANCLVIFINQIRMKIGVMFGSPETTTGGNALKFYASVRLDIRRTGAVKEGDEVVGSETRVKVVKNKVASPFRQAEFQILYGKGIYLNGEMIDLGVLHGFVEKSGAWYAYNGTKIGQGKANSAKFLADNPEIAATLEKQLRDKLLAPVADVKASPVKENAADLADADI; encoded by the coding sequence ATGGACGACAACAAGAAGAAAGCCTTGGCTGCGGCCCTGGGTCAGATCGAACGTCAATTCGGCAAGGGTGCCGTAATGCGTATGGGCGATCAGGACCGTCAGGCGATCCCGGCCATTTCCACTGGCTCTCTGGGTCTGGACATCGCACTCGGCATTGGCGGTCTGCCAAGAGGCCGTATCGTTGAAATCTACGGTCCTGAATCCTCCGGTAAAACCACCCTGACGCTGTCTGTTATCGCTCAGGCTCAAAAAGCCGGCGCGACCTGCGCATTTGTCGACGCCGAACACGCCCTCGATCCTGAGTACGCCGGCAAACTGGGTGTCAACGTAGATGACCTGCTGGTTTCCCAGCCGGACACCGGTGAGCAGGCCTTGGAAATTACCGACATGCTGGTGCGCTCCAACGCTGTTGACGTGATCATCGTCGACTCCGTAGCCGCTCTGGTGCCAAAAGCTGAAATCGAAGGCGAAATGGGTGACATGCACGTCGGCCTGCAAGCCCGTCTCATGTCCCAGGCGCTGCGTAAAATCACCGGTAACATCAAGAATGCCAACTGTTTGGTGATCTTCATCAACCAGATCCGTATGAAAATCGGTGTAATGTTCGGCAGCCCGGAAACCACTACCGGTGGTAACGCGCTGAAGTTCTACGCCTCGGTTCGGCTGGATATCCGCCGCACGGGGGCCGTGAAAGAAGGCGATGAAGTCGTTGGTAGCGAAACCCGCGTTAAAGTCGTGAAAAACAAGGTTGCTTCGCCGTTCCGCCAAGCCGAGTTCCAGATTCTTTATGGCAAGGGCATTTACCTCAACGGCGAGATGATCGACTTGGGCGTTCTGCACGGTTTCGTTGAGAAGTCCGGTGCTTGGTACGCCTATAACGGCACCAAAATCGGTCAGGGCAAGGCTAACTCGGCCAAGTTCCTGGCGGATAACCCGGAAATCGCCGCGACGTTGGAGAAGCAACTGCGCGATAAGCTGCTGGCTCCAGTGGCTGACGTAAAAGCATCGCCAGTCAAAGAGAATGCAGCCGACCTGGCTGACGCTGATATCTGA
- a CDS encoding tail protein X: protein MRRVRSIAGDSVNLLLYRQLEQCDDATEEALWRLNPQLAEHGPVLPAGVWVLLPEVDLSPVAPTPVSAWD from the coding sequence GGTTCGAAGTATTGCCGGTGACTCAGTGAATTTGCTGCTGTACCGCCAGCTTGAGCAGTGTGATGACGCCACCGAGGAAGCGCTTTGGCGTCTCAATCCTCAGCTTGCGGAACATGGCCCGGTATTGCCGGCGGGCGTTTGGGTGCTGCTGCCGGAAGTGGATTTGAGCCCCGTCGCACCCACACCGGTTTCGGCCTGGGATTAA
- a CDS encoding lysis system i-spanin subunit Rz yields MSAFSLMPASYRWIGFVVLLALVAGGSAALAWHFQEWRYGRQLAEQARSQAETLNQLTQSAATQQQAAQDKRLALEQQLSASEQTHYRALSDAQRDQGRLRDRLATSDVRLSVLLDAKDVASTCAVSTASGASSVDHGAPRARLDPAHAQRIVAITDAGDSGLIALQACQAYIRAIVR; encoded by the coding sequence ATGTCAGCCTTCAGCCTGATGCCGGCGTCTTACCGGTGGATCGGCTTTGTTGTGCTGCTGGCCTTGGTAGCCGGTGGTTCGGCAGCGCTGGCCTGGCACTTTCAGGAGTGGCGTTACGGCCGGCAACTGGCGGAACAGGCCAGGTCGCAGGCCGAGACGCTGAACCAGCTGACCCAATCGGCCGCGACGCAACAACAGGCCGCGCAGGACAAGCGTCTGGCGCTGGAGCAACAGCTGTCGGCCAGTGAGCAAACCCATTATCGAGCGCTTAGCGATGCCCAACGTGATCAAGGTCGCTTGCGCGATCGTCTTGCCACTTCTGATGTGCGCCTGTCAGTTCTCCTCGACGCCAAGGACGTTGCCTCAACCTGTGCAGTGTCAACCGCCTCCGGCGCCAGCAGCGTGGATCATGGCGCCCCGCGAGCCCGACTTGACCCGGCGCATGCTCAACGAATTGTCGCCATCACCGACGCTGGAGACAGCGGATTGATTGCCTTGCAGGCTTGTCAGGCCTATATCAGAGCCATCGTTCGCTAA
- the recX gene encoding recombination regulator RecX: MTAVLDTLVAVRRTAMDLLARREHGRVELTRKLRQRGALPEMIDTALDRLTEEGLLSESRYLESFVSYRARSGHGPLRIREELSQRGLLRTDIELALRESGINWQEQLEDTWRRKFSGHLPIDVRERAKQGRFLSYRGFSMEMISRLFSGRGMDD, translated from the coding sequence ATGACAGCCGTACTCGATACACTTGTCGCGGTGCGACGAACCGCAATGGACCTGCTTGCGCGACGCGAGCACGGTCGAGTCGAGCTGACGCGTAAATTGCGTCAGCGCGGCGCACTTCCTGAAATGATTGACACGGCACTCGACCGATTGACGGAAGAGGGCCTGTTGTCCGAATCCCGTTATCTCGAAAGTTTCGTTTCCTATCGTGCTCGCTCCGGCCACGGACCTTTGCGTATTCGTGAAGAGCTGAGCCAGCGCGGCCTGTTACGTACCGACATCGAACTTGCATTGCGCGAGAGCGGTATCAACTGGCAGGAACAACTGGAAGACACCTGGCGGCGCAAGTTCTCCGGGCATTTACCGATAGACGTTCGGGAGCGCGCCAAGCAAGGTCGGTTTCTGAGTTATCGGGGGTTTTCCATGGAAATGATCAGCCGCTTGTTCAGCGGTCGAGGAATGGACGATTAA
- a CDS encoding contractile injection system protein, VgrG/Pvc8 family yields the protein MSLGFTPTVEIYGANAALINERLISWQHIDAAGIESDQLTLTISLEGLEGLPSLGGKIGLRVGYLESGLVDKGEFVITRRTPTLFPLRLTLVAMAAPFSAADQTGFKQRRSVSHGPTTLGALFRELTSRHGFSPRVAPELALKKISHIDQSNETDMGFLTRLAYLHDAVAKPINELYVLARRGQAKSLSGKVLPTIRLSVTTNNRPGDHAFISATLEDTARAKYQGCKTRWWDAAAGKVRIEESGIAPFKTLRQRYQSADDALAAGEGEVRRMMREALKVKIECPGHPGLSAEGLVLLDPTWPDFMRGRWSIDKVTANGDRAQSYRCMVEATCLDAKA from the coding sequence ATGTCACTGGGTTTCACGCCAACTGTGGAAATTTATGGTGCGAATGCCGCGCTGATCAATGAGCGACTGATCTCCTGGCAGCACATCGACGCGGCAGGGATCGAGTCCGATCAACTGACGTTAACGATCAGTCTGGAGGGGCTTGAAGGGTTGCCCAGCCTCGGCGGAAAAATCGGCTTGCGGGTCGGCTATCTGGAGTCGGGGCTGGTGGATAAAGGCGAGTTCGTCATCACCCGGCGCACGCCGACGCTGTTCCCTCTGCGCCTGACGCTGGTGGCCATGGCGGCGCCGTTCAGTGCGGCGGATCAAACCGGGTTCAAGCAGCGCCGCTCCGTCAGTCATGGTCCAACGACCTTGGGCGCGTTGTTTCGCGAGTTAACGTCCAGGCACGGTTTTTCACCACGTGTCGCTCCTGAACTGGCACTGAAAAAAATCTCACATATCGATCAGTCCAACGAAACGGACATGGGTTTTTTGACCCGTCTGGCGTACCTGCATGACGCTGTCGCCAAGCCCATCAACGAGCTGTATGTGCTGGCTCGGCGCGGTCAGGCGAAATCACTGTCGGGCAAGGTGTTGCCGACCATCCGGCTGTCCGTGACGACCAACAATCGTCCTGGTGATCACGCCTTCATCAGCGCCACTCTGGAAGACACGGCTCGGGCCAAATACCAGGGCTGCAAGACCCGCTGGTGGGATGCGGCGGCGGGCAAAGTTCGCATCGAGGAGAGCGGCATAGCGCCGTTCAAGACCCTTCGCCAGCGCTACCAGAGTGCAGATGATGCGCTGGCCGCTGGTGAAGGCGAGGTCCGCAGGATGATGCGTGAAGCACTCAAAGTGAAGATCGAATGCCCTGGTCATCCCGGGTTGTCCGCCGAGGGGCTGGTGCTGCTCGACCCCACGTGGCCGGACTTCATGCGCGGTCGCTGGTCGATCGACAAGGTCACCGCCAATGGCGACCGAGCCCAAAGCTATCGCTGCATGGTCGAGGCGACTTGCCTGGATGCCAAGGCCTGA